A DNA window from Anastrepha ludens isolate Willacy chromosome 6, idAnaLude1.1, whole genome shotgun sequence contains the following coding sequences:
- the LOC128866404 gene encoding putative inorganic phosphate cotransporter isoform X2 — protein sequence MPKNRRFDGAGCLGFGVRHFEAFLIFFSLAVAYSLRVNLSVAIVAMTDKSANPDFDEFDWNETTKSLLLSSFFWGYIITQVPGGALARKFGGKITLLCGVLTCSLLAILTPIFAQIGDWKLVCALRVAQGLTQGMVFPSTHTLISKWSPLEDRGSLTTYCYSGSQFGTAVMMATSGIIASSSMGWPGIFYLSGGIGVIWAILWAIWGANSPAESKLISPEEKKFIEQSHGNSSEEHSTPARIPWVKFFTSPPFLVLILAHSTHNWGFWTLLTEIPSYMKNVFGMDIKKNALLSALPYTAMFIMCFVFSTISTILNKKQCIPLSVSRKLFNTIGHWVPMISLIGLAYVGADQTTLAIVLLTITVGINASTYLGFQVNHIDLSPNFAGILMGITNCAANIMSIIAPLLVGFIVTDEKNSDQWRIIFFIASGFYFIGNLMFIIFGSIEVQPWNDPQPRPSPEKRNSTQLESQH from the exons ATGCCGAAAAATCGCCGGTTTGATGGTGCAG GTTGCCTGGGCTTTGGCGTACGTCATTTCGAAGCCTTTCTCATATTCTTCAGTCTCGCTGTAGCCTATTCGTTGCGTGTTAACTTATCCGTCGCCATTGTTGCTATGACCGACAAATCTGCAAATCCTGATTTCGAT GAATTCGACTGGAATGAAACCACAAAATCTCTTCTACTCAGCAGTTTTTTCTGGGGCTATATTATAACCCAAGTACCGGGTGGAGCTTTGGCTCGCAAATTTGGCGGTAAAATCACATTACTATGTGGTGTTCTAACCTGTTCCCTACTCGCCATACTCACGCCCATTTTTGCACAAATTGGTGATTGGAAGCTCGTGTGTGCACTACGTGTAGCGCAAGGTCTCACCCAAGGCATGGTTTTCCCCTCAACACATACATTGATCTCAAAATGGTCTCCTCTCGAGGATCGCGGAAGCCTTACCACCTATTGTTATTCGGGTTCGCAATTCGGTACAGCAGTTATGATGGCAACCAGTGGTATAATCGCTTCTTCGTCAATGGGTTGGCCGGGCATCTTCTATCTGTCGGGCGGTATTGGTGTTATATGGGCTATTTTATGGGCCATATGGGGTGCTAATTCGCCAGCTGAATCCAAATTAATATCACCTGAAGAAAAGAAATTTATCGAACAATCACATGGTAATAGCAGTGAGGAGCATAGCACACCAGCACGCATACCATGGGTGAAATTCTTCACCTCACCACCATTTTTGGTATTAATTTTGGCACACAGCACACATAACTGGGGCTTCTGGACATTGCTTACCGAAATCCCCAGCTACATGAAAAACGTGTTTGGCATGGATATTAAAAAGAATGCCCTGCTCTCTGCGCTACCTTATACGGCTATGTTTATTATGTGTTTCGTTTTTTCGACCATCTCAACAATCCTCAACAAGAAACAATGCATACCACTCTCCGTGAGCCGCAAACTTTTCAACACTATCGGTCACTGGGTACCAATGATATCTCTGATTGGCTTGGCTTATGTGGGCGCCGATCAGACTACGCTAGCAATTGTACTGCTTACCATCACTGTTGGTATCAATGCGTCTACGTATTTGGGCTTCCAGGTCAATCACATAGATCTATCCCCTAACTTTGCCGGCATTCTGATGGGTATCACCAATTGCGCGGCGAATATTATGAGTATCATAGCGCCGTTGCTTGTCGGATTTATCGTTACCGATGAG aAAAACTCAGATCAATGGCGTATCATCTTCTTCATTGCTAGCGGTTTCTACTTCATCGGTAACTTGATGTTCATCATATTTGGTAGTATAGAAGTGCAGCCATGGAACGATCCACAACCGCGTCCCTCACCAGAGAAACGCAACTCCACCCAACTTGAGTCACAGCATTAG
- the LOC128866404 gene encoding putative inorganic phosphate cotransporter isoform X1 — protein sequence MTVKKIWPTSGSMNVDTPAAPKDDNEVVSKGGCCLGFGVRHFEAFLIFFSLAVAYSLRVNLSVAIVAMTDKSANPDFDEFDWNETTKSLLLSSFFWGYIITQVPGGALARKFGGKITLLCGVLTCSLLAILTPIFAQIGDWKLVCALRVAQGLTQGMVFPSTHTLISKWSPLEDRGSLTTYCYSGSQFGTAVMMATSGIIASSSMGWPGIFYLSGGIGVIWAILWAIWGANSPAESKLISPEEKKFIEQSHGNSSEEHSTPARIPWVKFFTSPPFLVLILAHSTHNWGFWTLLTEIPSYMKNVFGMDIKKNALLSALPYTAMFIMCFVFSTISTILNKKQCIPLSVSRKLFNTIGHWVPMISLIGLAYVGADQTTLAIVLLTITVGINASTYLGFQVNHIDLSPNFAGILMGITNCAANIMSIIAPLLVGFIVTDEKNSDQWRIIFFIASGFYFIGNLMFIIFGSIEVQPWNDPQPRPSPEKRNSTQLESQH from the exons GTTGCCTGGGCTTTGGCGTACGTCATTTCGAAGCCTTTCTCATATTCTTCAGTCTCGCTGTAGCCTATTCGTTGCGTGTTAACTTATCCGTCGCCATTGTTGCTATGACCGACAAATCTGCAAATCCTGATTTCGAT GAATTCGACTGGAATGAAACCACAAAATCTCTTCTACTCAGCAGTTTTTTCTGGGGCTATATTATAACCCAAGTACCGGGTGGAGCTTTGGCTCGCAAATTTGGCGGTAAAATCACATTACTATGTGGTGTTCTAACCTGTTCCCTACTCGCCATACTCACGCCCATTTTTGCACAAATTGGTGATTGGAAGCTCGTGTGTGCACTACGTGTAGCGCAAGGTCTCACCCAAGGCATGGTTTTCCCCTCAACACATACATTGATCTCAAAATGGTCTCCTCTCGAGGATCGCGGAAGCCTTACCACCTATTGTTATTCGGGTTCGCAATTCGGTACAGCAGTTATGATGGCAACCAGTGGTATAATCGCTTCTTCGTCAATGGGTTGGCCGGGCATCTTCTATCTGTCGGGCGGTATTGGTGTTATATGGGCTATTTTATGGGCCATATGGGGTGCTAATTCGCCAGCTGAATCCAAATTAATATCACCTGAAGAAAAGAAATTTATCGAACAATCACATGGTAATAGCAGTGAGGAGCATAGCACACCAGCACGCATACCATGGGTGAAATTCTTCACCTCACCACCATTTTTGGTATTAATTTTGGCACACAGCACACATAACTGGGGCTTCTGGACATTGCTTACCGAAATCCCCAGCTACATGAAAAACGTGTTTGGCATGGATATTAAAAAGAATGCCCTGCTCTCTGCGCTACCTTATACGGCTATGTTTATTATGTGTTTCGTTTTTTCGACCATCTCAACAATCCTCAACAAGAAACAATGCATACCACTCTCCGTGAGCCGCAAACTTTTCAACACTATCGGTCACTGGGTACCAATGATATCTCTGATTGGCTTGGCTTATGTGGGCGCCGATCAGACTACGCTAGCAATTGTACTGCTTACCATCACTGTTGGTATCAATGCGTCTACGTATTTGGGCTTCCAGGTCAATCACATAGATCTATCCCCTAACTTTGCCGGCATTCTGATGGGTATCACCAATTGCGCGGCGAATATTATGAGTATCATAGCGCCGTTGCTTGTCGGATTTATCGTTACCGATGAG aAAAACTCAGATCAATGGCGTATCATCTTCTTCATTGCTAGCGGTTTCTACTTCATCGGTAACTTGATGTTCATCATATTTGGTAGTATAGAAGTGCAGCCATGGAACGATCCACAACCGCGTCCCTCACCAGAGAAACGCAACTCCACCCAACTTGAGTCACAGCATTAG
- the LOC128866807 gene encoding putative inorganic phosphate cotransporter: MFQNLGFRHLQTLLLFGTMSVVYALRVNLSVAIVVMTDKQSNPDFEEYAWSEHIKGLLLSSFFIGYVIAQIPCGYLSRKCGGKVLLLICLVSCSLLAILTPVCATIGSWQLVLASRILQGIFQGAVFPSVHTILSKWSPVDERALMSSCTYSGCQFGTFVMLASSGVLAASRLGWPSIFYISGTIGLLWAVIFKFFACGSPKECRRLSEREHELIFSHWGNSELQVRRNSMHPPWTSFFKSCPFWALTTVHCTNNWGLWTLLTYMPVYVKNILHMDIEKNALSSALPYFAMWILSFVFTALSLWLNQRKCMSLETSRKLFNTIGHGTPAVTLIALGYMDADHVIAAVALLTVTVGISSASYLGYQINHIDLSPNFAGILMGISNCLANITGIVAPLTVALIVTNEKSVEQWRIIFFLASFLYLLGNTVFLIFANFEVQPWNDPTD, from the exons atgt TTCAAAATCTTGGCTTTCGGCATCTGCAAACATTATTGCTTTTCGGCACGATGTCGGTTGTGTATGCACTGCGCGTTAATCTTTCGGTGGCAATCGTTGTGATGACAGATAAACAATCAAACCCAGATTTTGAA GAGTACGCCTGGAGCGAACACATAAAAGGTCTGTTGCTCAGTTCATTTTTCATTGGCTATGTGATCGCACAAATACCTTGCGGCTATTTGTCGCGTAAATGCGGCGGCAAAGTACTTCTGCTCATCTGTCTCGTGAGTTGCTCACTGTTGGCCATACTGACGCCAGTTTGCGCCACCATTGGTAGTTGGCAGTTAGTGCTCGCCTCACGTATACTACAGGGCATCTTTCAAGGTGCTGTATTTCCGTCAGTGCATACGATACTCTCGAAATGGTCACCGGTTGATGAACGGGCGCTAATGAGTTCGTGCACCTATTCGGGTTGTCAATTCGGTACATTTGTTATGTTGGCTAGTAGCGGAGTGCTTGCTGCATCGCGTCTCGGTTGGCCTAGCATTTTCTACATATCAGGCACTATTGGTCTACTATGGGCAGtcatcttcaaattttttgcttGTGGTTCACCGAAAGAATGTCGGCGTCTATCCGAACGAGAGCACGAACTCATCTTTTCGCATTGGGGCAATTCAGAATTGCAGGTGCGTCGGAACTCGATGCATCCACCGTGGACATCTTTCTTTAAATCGTGCCCATTTTGGGCACTCACAACTGTACATTGCACTAACAATTGGGGCCTATGGACACTGTTAACCTATATGCCAgtctatgtaaaaaatattttacatatggACATTGAAAAGAATGCGCTCTCATCGGCGCTACCTTACTTTGCAATGTGGATATTGAGTTTCGTATTTACGGCATTGTCATTGTGGCTCAATCAACGTAAATGTATGTCTTTGGAAACCAGCAGAAAGCTTTTCAACACCATCGGTCATGGCACACCGGCTGTGACGCTGATTGCACTTGGCTACATGGATGCGGATCATGTGATAGCTGCTGTCGCTCTACTAACCGTCACAGTTGGTATTAGTTCGGCTTCATATCTGGGCTATCAGATTAATCACATTGACTTATCGCCAAATTTTGCCGGTATCCTGATGGGCATCTCGAATTGCTTGGCCAATATAACGGGCATTGTGGCGCCGCTAACTGTGGCACTGATAGTCACTAATGAG AAATCCGTTGAACAGTGGCGTATAATATTCTTTTTAGCATCTTTTTTATATCTACTGGGCAATACAGTGTTTCTGATCTTTGCTAATTTCGAGGTACAGCCGTGGAATGATCCCACAGATTAA